Proteins encoded by one window of Halosolutus amylolyticus:
- the ccmA gene encoding heme ABC exporter ATP-binding protein CcmA, translated as MASITAEGVTKRLGSTVAVRDVSFTVGSGEHVGLFGPNGAGKTTLMQMLATLSFPSDGTIRIGEHDITPDATRVRRDLGVMGHRSMLYGTLTARENLRLHARLRGVSTDRVEEVLEQVNLRTQASTRVETFSHGMTKRLAIARAVLHDPTVLLLDEPYAGLDQRSARDLQQILDQFDDRTVVLATHDLVRGATDCDRALVLVDGTISRDVRIEDSTTDDLETIYRRTTDPATPR; from the coding sequence ATGGCGTCGATTACCGCTGAGGGTGTCACGAAGCGACTCGGTTCGACGGTCGCCGTCCGCGATGTCAGTTTCACCGTCGGATCGGGCGAACACGTCGGACTGTTCGGTCCGAACGGCGCCGGCAAAACGACCCTGATGCAGATGCTGGCCACGCTTTCGTTCCCGAGCGACGGTACCATTCGGATCGGTGAACACGACATAACACCCGATGCAACGCGCGTCCGACGGGACCTCGGTGTCATGGGCCACCGATCGATGCTGTACGGCACCCTCACCGCTCGTGAAAACCTCCGTCTTCACGCGCGACTCCGAGGCGTCAGTACCGACCGCGTCGAGGAGGTCCTCGAGCAAGTCAATCTCCGGACGCAAGCGTCGACGCGCGTGGAAACGTTTTCCCACGGCATGACGAAGCGACTCGCCATCGCTCGCGCAGTGTTGCATGATCCAACAGTGCTGTTGCTCGACGAACCCTATGCCGGGCTGGACCAGCGCTCGGCTAGGGATCTTCAACAGATTCTCGACCAGTTCGACGACCGAACGGTCGTGCTCGCGACCCACGACCTGGTACGGGGCGCTACCGACTGTGACCGCGCTCTCGTGCTCGTCGACGGCACCATTTCGCGTGACGTTCGAATCGAGGACTCGACAACGGACGACCTCGAGACCATCTACCGGCGGACAACTGACCCGGCTACGCCACGATGA
- a CDS encoding heme exporter protein CcmB — translation MIDGLRKYNRVVLEVVRKDLLIELRSKQVLNTAVVFALLVVVIFAFSFARSFTDVGVVGSGALWIAFVFAGTFGVSQSATAETADAGLDGLLLLPVDRSAIYVGKVLSNTVFTTAVAIITFVCTVIFLEFTVPLDVVPILLLVFVLAAFGFTSTGVLIATMTARARLRELLLPLLLVPLIVPVLLAGVELTRVLTEGYVTLRWFQLLVVYDGLLFLTGLATFEYVVER, via the coding sequence ATGATCGACGGCCTTCGCAAGTACAACCGCGTCGTGCTCGAGGTCGTCCGCAAGGACCTTCTCATCGAGTTGCGCTCGAAGCAGGTGCTCAACACGGCGGTCGTGTTCGCGTTGCTGGTCGTCGTCATTTTCGCGTTCAGTTTCGCCAGATCGTTCACGGACGTTGGCGTCGTCGGAAGCGGCGCGCTCTGGATCGCGTTCGTCTTCGCGGGGACCTTCGGCGTCAGCCAGAGTGCAACGGCAGAAACGGCCGACGCGGGACTCGACGGCCTTCTCCTGTTGCCCGTCGACCGATCGGCGATCTACGTCGGAAAAGTGCTGAGCAACACCGTCTTTACGACGGCCGTTGCGATCATTACGTTCGTCTGTACCGTCATCTTCCTCGAGTTTACAGTCCCGCTCGACGTCGTCCCGATACTGCTGTTGGTCTTCGTGCTGGCCGCATTCGGGTTCACGTCGACCGGCGTCCTCATTGCGACGATGACCGCCCGGGCTCGACTTCGCGAACTCCTGTTACCTCTCCTGCTCGTGCCGCTCATCGTCCCAGTGTTGCTCGCCGGTGTCGAACTCACGCGCGTACTTACAGAGGGCTACGTGACGTTGCGGTGGTTTCAGCTCTTGGTCGTGTACGATGGACTGTTGTTTCTCACCGGATTAGCGACGTTCGAATACGTGGTCGAACGGTAG
- a CDS encoding carboxypeptidase-like regulatory domain-containing protein, with protein MSRKLTYLTVLASLALIAPVSIALAPGAVAEETYSGTVTVADGSAEGDNITITPLDAGYNAVDDPTETTIENGSFSYERADNVSVYFIKLEHAGAAHYKLVTDGQEPTITLNETATGTLVDEDGDPVSNATIDVTSEYGPPVDQLTVDDGSFTLDPLQPDRTYPIRIEANGAVYERTLSTGDGSVDTTYELPEPTADRDVLHLGGGQPVNHLLRVGPAQNESGLFVVETVSLENSAAHPFAGPVEFAVPSDAEVVTGMVQEERTEVTVENGTATVDASIDAGETADVSVFYRLEDQELEKPVGYDVEQFAISFVEYDLSQVEFSDNLVEADAPMPMVMNTNVLEADERIAVSIDERGVTASEERGDDSQGAELPVGLLSAGFVGIVVVGLLAYRRL; from the coding sequence ATGTCACGGAAACTTACATATCTCACAGTACTCGCATCGCTTGCACTTATCGCACCCGTCTCGATCGCGCTGGCACCCGGCGCTGTCGCCGAGGAGACGTATTCCGGTACCGTGACCGTTGCAGACGGCTCCGCAGAGGGGGACAACATAACCATTACGCCGCTCGATGCAGGGTACAACGCAGTCGATGACCCGACCGAGACGACCATCGAGAACGGCTCGTTCAGCTACGAGCGGGCCGACAACGTATCAGTGTACTTCATCAAACTCGAGCACGCGGGCGCGGCTCACTACAAACTCGTTACCGACGGCCAGGAGCCGACGATCACCCTGAACGAAACGGCAACCGGAACGCTCGTCGACGAGGACGGCGATCCGGTCTCGAACGCGACCATCGACGTCACGAGCGAGTACGGTCCGCCGGTCGATCAGCTTACAGTCGACGACGGCTCGTTTACCCTCGATCCACTCCAGCCTGATCGAACATATCCGATTCGTATCGAGGCGAACGGCGCTGTCTACGAGCGGACGCTCTCGACTGGAGACGGATCCGTCGACACCACGTACGAGCTTCCGGAGCCGACAGCCGACCGGGACGTGTTACACCTCGGCGGTGGACAGCCCGTGAACCACCTACTGCGGGTCGGACCCGCCCAGAACGAGTCGGGACTGTTCGTCGTCGAGACCGTCTCGCTCGAGAACAGTGCCGCTCACCCCTTCGCCGGTCCAGTCGAGTTTGCGGTGCCGTCAGATGCCGAAGTCGTCACGGGAATGGTCCAGGAGGAGCGTACTGAGGTCACCGTCGAGAACGGAACGGCAACGGTCGACGCCTCGATCGATGCCGGCGAGACGGCCGACGTGTCGGTCTTCTACCGACTCGAGGATCAGGAACTCGAGAAACCAGTCGGATACGACGTCGAGCAGTTCGCCATCTCGTTTGTCGAATACGACCTGAGTCAGGTCGAGTTCTCGGACAATCTCGTCGAAGCGGACGCGCCGATGCCGATGGTGATGAACACCAACGTTCTCGAAGCGGACGAACGGATCGCCGTGAGCATCGACGAGCGCGGGGTGACCGCTAGCGAAGAACGTGGAGACGATTCGCAGGGGGCTGAACTCCCCGTCGGTCTCTTGAGCGCTGGTTTCGTCGGAATCGTGGTCGTCGGGCTGCTCGCGTACCGACGCCTGTAG
- the ccsA gene encoding cytochrome c biogenesis protein CcsA, translating to MIGPALIASATLTGLVASVLLFRGYLRRDNGYVTVITPLIGVTAGLLVVALGYLTYQFVVTDYTNAYVWNNTANYIPLLYRITGVYAGNEGSVLLWAALAAVVAFWAAVRRGIASPDAKLVQGLTVGIVTYFAAMLFFDSPFTAITEEFPEMGEGAAPLDGTGLNPLLIDPYMAIHPPVMFIAYALLTMPFAIAVAHFISTIRGNGGLFSDWIGSITRWLRISWFFLTAAIVLGSLWSYRVLGWGGIWAWDPVETAVLIPWIFLTATLHAVMNYRSRSTYGTLAPAMTATTFALVIYATAIVRSGVFRSVHSFADGGIGFALLVLLAVTTILGVCLPFGYWLLREPAEPAEESQPWLTRANLLHLAVLGIGLLGFVSVWGLSFPVLNSYITGMEVEVTGDYYNLWSYPIVLAMLLLLGFYMDYDVEGRRRALLSLGVFTTATVLAAVVAPTDSWLLATSDTNDALFYQLIGSASVLSLLPPAAYVCLTVINRTLEYVHGSPSRNYQFKQVGVAMVHIGFVILVISVAFSYLFTAQSSVIIADSEQEAALDDSGVHDVPDSSYAVEVTDYREYQRPDDPDIRNVAFSVDEVTARGDSIHETVQPVYGTVTEVNQGEGATIVQLDDSQIWLGVVGDGQADVDVSEGDQVVGVGYVMWEYLPELSQTDAVVVTDPADIGTVTNPPASLDQTRVQGSAVGLTVYDDGERLASGEAGQERYLQQGGMEVRNVFVDRGLTHDTYVIAAVDEGTASLTIRQIPLMNLMRGSTGVLLAGMLVIILFDPAYGLVRTWSRRTEQPITTETPSDD from the coding sequence ATGATCGGACCTGCGCTCATCGCCAGCGCGACGCTCACCGGACTCGTGGCGTCGGTGCTCCTGTTTCGTGGCTATCTTCGCCGAGACAACGGCTACGTTACCGTCATCACACCGTTGATCGGTGTGACTGCTGGCTTGCTGGTAGTTGCACTCGGTTATCTCACGTACCAGTTCGTCGTTACCGACTACACGAACGCGTATGTTTGGAACAACACGGCGAACTACATTCCACTCCTCTACCGCATCACCGGCGTCTACGCGGGTAACGAAGGCTCCGTTCTACTGTGGGCTGCACTGGCTGCCGTCGTCGCCTTCTGGGCGGCTGTCCGCCGGGGAATAGCGTCGCCCGATGCGAAACTCGTGCAGGGACTCACGGTCGGGATTGTCACGTACTTCGCGGCCATGCTATTCTTCGATAGTCCCTTCACCGCGATCACCGAGGAGTTCCCCGAGATGGGCGAGGGGGCCGCGCCGCTCGATGGGACGGGACTAAATCCGCTTCTGATCGATCCGTACATGGCGATCCATCCACCGGTGATGTTCATCGCCTACGCCCTTCTGACGATGCCGTTTGCCATCGCCGTTGCCCACTTCATCTCGACGATCCGGGGTAACGGAGGACTGTTCAGTGACTGGATCGGAAGCATCACGCGCTGGCTCCGTATCTCGTGGTTCTTTCTCACCGCCGCAATCGTCCTCGGGTCGCTGTGGTCGTATCGAGTCCTTGGCTGGGGTGGGATCTGGGCGTGGGATCCCGTCGAGACCGCCGTGTTGATCCCGTGGATCTTCCTCACTGCGACGTTACATGCCGTAATGAACTACCGGTCGCGATCGACGTACGGAACGCTCGCACCGGCGATGACGGCGACGACGTTCGCTCTCGTCATCTACGCGACGGCGATCGTCAGAAGTGGCGTCTTCCGAAGCGTTCACTCGTTTGCCGACGGCGGAATTGGGTTCGCGCTGCTCGTGTTGCTCGCAGTGACGACGATACTCGGCGTCTGTCTCCCGTTTGGCTACTGGCTTCTGAGAGAGCCAGCGGAGCCAGCTGAGGAATCCCAGCCATGGCTCACTCGAGCGAATCTGTTACACCTCGCCGTCCTCGGTATCGGACTGCTCGGTTTCGTCTCCGTCTGGGGGCTCTCGTTTCCCGTCCTCAACAGCTACATCACGGGGATGGAAGTCGAAGTGACGGGCGACTACTACAATCTCTGGAGCTATCCGATCGTGCTCGCGATGCTGTTGCTCCTCGGGTTCTACATGGATTACGACGTGGAAGGTCGCCGCCGCGCATTGCTCTCGCTTGGCGTCTTCACGACGGCAACCGTTCTGGCTGCGGTGGTCGCGCCGACCGATTCGTGGCTGCTTGCAACGAGTGACACGAACGATGCGCTATTCTACCAGCTCATCGGCAGTGCGAGTGTCCTCTCGCTGCTCCCGCCAGCGGCGTACGTCTGTCTCACGGTCATCAATCGCACACTCGAGTACGTCCACGGCTCGCCGAGTCGCAACTATCAATTCAAACAGGTAGGCGTCGCGATGGTTCACATCGGATTCGTGATTCTCGTGATCTCCGTCGCGTTCTCCTATCTGTTTACCGCACAGTCGTCGGTGATTATTGCCGATTCCGAACAGGAGGCAGCACTGGACGACTCGGGCGTCCACGACGTCCCCGACTCCAGCTACGCCGTCGAAGTGACCGACTATCGTGAGTATCAGCGTCCGGACGATCCCGACATTCGAAACGTCGCCTTCTCAGTGGACGAGGTGACTGCTCGAGGCGATTCGATTCACGAGACGGTACAGCCGGTGTACGGAACGGTAACCGAGGTTAATCAGGGGGAGGGAGCGACTATCGTCCAACTCGACGACTCGCAGATCTGGCTCGGCGTCGTCGGCGACGGACAGGCAGACGTTGATGTTTCGGAAGGCGATCAGGTAGTCGGCGTTGGATACGTTATGTGGGAGTACCTTCCGGAGCTATCGCAAACCGATGCGGTCGTCGTCACCGACCCGGCGGACATCGGTACGGTGACGAACCCACCTGCTTCGCTCGATCAGACGCGCGTCCAGGGCAGTGCCGTCGGACTCACCGTTTACGACGATGGCGAACGACTCGCCAGCGGCGAGGCCGGCCAAGAGCGCTACCTCCAGCAAGGCGGGATGGAGGTCAGGAACGTCTTCGTCGATCGTGGATTGACCCACGACACGTACGTCATCGCAGCGGTCGACGAGGGAACCGCCTCACTGACGATCCGACAGATTCCGCTGATGAATCTCATGCGCGGTAGTACCGGCGTGTTGCTCGCAGGAATGTTGGTTATCATCCTGTTCGACCCGGCCTACGGGCTCGTTCGCACGTGGTCACGTCGGACCGAACAGCCAATCACTACCGAAACGCCATCCGACGATTAA
- a CDS encoding thioredoxin family protein yields MTPRKILTIVLVITALGIGYYSMNTASVLSDESYTYHGDTTWKTDVDTAMETAVAEDKPVLVYFWTTWCTYCEDYNKNAYVDPDVNDRLDDFVLLAVNLDDSSPEAKDLQQRYNANYPPQHVAITPDGELLVEINGYAETNSFIAYLDEAQSKWESR; encoded by the coding sequence GTGACACCACGAAAAATCCTCACGATCGTACTTGTTATCACGGCTCTTGGAATCGGATACTATTCGATGAACACGGCATCCGTACTGAGTGATGAATCATACACGTATCATGGAGATACTACATGGAAAACGGACGTAGACACGGCGATGGAGACCGCTGTCGCGGAAGACAAACCGGTCCTCGTCTACTTCTGGACGACGTGGTGTACCTACTGTGAAGACTACAATAAGAATGCCTACGTCGATCCGGACGTCAACGACCGGCTCGACGACTTCGTTCTACTCGCGGTGAACCTCGACGATAGTAGTCCGGAGGCGAAAGATCTCCAGCAACGATACAACGCGAACTATCCGCCCCAGCACGTCGCGATCACGCCCGACGGAGAACTGTTGGTAGAAATTAATGGATACGCCGAGACGAATTCGTTCATTGCGTATCTCGATGAAGCACAATCGAAGTGGGAAAGTCGATGA